AGGAGATCAACCACGAGATATTCTATGTGGTGCTGCTGATGAAGTACTGGCAGTATTGAAAAATGATAAActtaaagaaaaagagaaaaagaaggaGACAGAATTGTTGTTAGGTTTGTTGGCAGAAGAAAGATTTGCACTGCTGGTGAATCTTGGGAAAAAGATAACAGACTTTGGGAGCGACGAGAAGAACACTACTAATGAAGAAAACATCGATGAAACATATGGTATCAATGTACAATTCGAAGAAAGTAGTGAAGAAGATGATGAAGATGTTTATGGAGAGATCAGAGAAAATGATGACGAGGGCGATGAAGGTGAAGAAGCTAATGATGATAGAGCTATACATGCCGAAAATGTGAGTATAGAAAATgcatatcattttcataaagaagctaatttaaattaatatttgtatGGTCTTACGAAAAATTCACTTTCAGCTGGGCAGTGCAGAAGAAATGAAGAAGGAAAAACCATTGCATCCACTGGATATAGATGCATATTGGTTGCAGAGAAGATTGAGCAGAATTTATGATGACGCGATGGTTTCACAAGCAAGGGCGGCGGAAGTATTAGCAGTTTTGAAAGACGCTGGCGATGATCGAGACTGTGAAAATCAGTTAGTGCTTTTACTGGGCTATGACTGTTTCGATTTTATCAAACAACTGAAGAAATATAGGCATACAATCGCGTACTGTACTATGTTGGCATCATCACAGTCTGAATCCGAACGGCAAAAGATTCGAAATAAAATGAATGATGATCCGATACTGGCAAAAATTCTACGTCAGTTGGATACAGGCAAAGGTGACGATGATGCCGATGAAACAATGGAGGCAAGAGCACAACGTAAAAGGAGAGAAGAAAATGAAGATACTGGAGGCCCTGGAGGTCAGGTTCAGGGTACAAGAAATTTGATAGATTTGGAAGATCTCATATTTGCACAAGGAAGTCATTTTATGTCAAACAAACGCTGTCAATTACCTGATGGCAGCTTTAGAAAACAACGGAAAGGATATGAAGAGGTTCATGTTCCGGCGTTGAAGCCGAAACCATTTTCAGACAGCGAGAAACTTCATCCCATCGAACAGCTACCGAAATATGTGCAACCAGCATTCGAAGGTTTCAAAACTTTAAATCGAATTCAAAGCCGTTTATATCAAACTGCATTGGAGAGCGATGAAAATTTATTGCTTTGCGCACCAACAGGCGCGGGTAAAACTAATGTCGCTCTTCTATGTATGATGCGTGAAATTGGTAAGCATATAAACGCGGATGGCACAATTAACAGCGACGAGTTCAAAATAATTTATGTAGCACCAATGCGTTCATTGGTACAAGAAATGGTTGGAACATTTGGTAAACGATTGTCCACGTATAACTTAACTGTGTCCGAATTAACTGGTGACCATCAATTGACACGAGAGCAAATAGCTGCGACACAAGTTATAGTGTGCACCCCTGAGAAATGGGATATTATAACAAGAAAAGGAGGCGAGAAAACGTTTACTTCGTTGGTTAGATTGATCATTATTGACGAAATCCACTTATTACACGACGAGAGAGGTCCCGTCTTGGAAGCCTTGGTGGCTAGAACAATTCGAAACATTGAAACAACACAGGAAGATGTAAGGTTAATCGGTCTTTCAGCTACGTTACCTAATTATCAAGATGTGGCAACATTTTTACGTATAAAGCCAGAGACAGGCTTATTTTATTTCGACAATAGTTTCAGACCCGTCGCTTTAGAGCAACAATACATAGGTGTTACAGAGAAAAAGGCACTGAAACGTTTTCAAGTTATGAATGAAATTGTATACGAGAAAACAATGGAGCATGCAGGTAGAAATCAAGTTCTCATTTTTGTACATTCACGAAAAGAGACTGGGAAAACGGCACGCGCTATTAGGGACATGTGCTTGGAAAAAGATACGCTAGGTCAATTCCTTAGAGAAGGATCTGCATCCATGGAGGTTCTAAGAACAGAAGCTGAACAAGTAAAAAATCAAGAACTTAAAGATTTGTTGCCTTACGGATTTGCCATTCATCATGCGGGTATGACGAGAGTAGATCGAACGTTGGTAGAAGATCTGTTTGCTGATAGACATATACAAGTTCTAGTGTCCACCGCAACCTTAGCTTGGGGAGTTAATTTACCGGCGCACACAGTTATTATCAAAGGAACCCAGGTTTATAATCCGGAAAAGGGTAGATGGGTTGAATTAGGTGCCCTAGACGTATTGCAAATGCTGGGCAGAGCTGGTCGTCCGCAATACGACACGAAAGGTGAAGGCATTCTTATCACGAATCACAGTGAACTCCAGTATTATCTGTCTCTCCTAAATCAGCAACTGCCCATCGAGTCGCAGCTAATCAGTAAAATGTCAGACATGCTGAATGCTGAAATTGTCTTAGGTACTATACAAAACATTAGAGATGCTGTTACCTGGGTGGGATACACTTATTTGTACATCAGAATGCTTCGTTGCCCAAATCTGTATGGTATAAGCCATGACAAGTTAAAAGAGGATCCATTACTTGAATTGCACAGAGCTGATCTTATTCATTCCGCAGCGGTCGGACTGGATCGCAGCGGTTTAATAAAATACGATCGAAAGTCAGGAAATTTCCAGGCCACTGAATTAGGTCGGATAGCGTCACATTATTACTGTACGCATGACACAATGTCCACGTACAATCAGTTATTGAAACGTACTTTAAGTGAAATTGAACTGTTCAGAGTGTTTTCATTGTCCGGTGAATTTAAGCATATAAACGTTCGAGAAGAAGAAAAATTAGAGTTACAGAAGTTGATGGAAAGAGTACCTATTCCagtaaaagaaagcatagaagaACCAAGTGCAAAAGTTAACGTACTTTTACAAGCTTACATCTCTCAGCTGAAGCTAGAAGGATTTGCGCTTATGTCAGACATGGTCTTTGTTACACAGTCCGCATCGAGATTAATGAGAGCAATTTTTGAGATAGTTCTGTTCCGTGGTTGGGCACAACTAGCTGACAAGTGTTTATCCTTGTGCAAAATGATAGATAGAAGAATGTGGCAATCGATGTCCCCTCTAAGACAATTCCGTAAAATGCCAGAAGAGATCgtaaagaaaatagaaaagaagaaTTTTCCGTGGGAGAGATTATACGATCTTGGGCCAAATGAAATTGGAGAATTGATTCGAGTACCTAAACTGGGCAAAACTATTCATAAATATATTCATCAGTTCCCGAAGTTAGAATTATCAACGCATATTCAACCGATAACGCGTTCTACATTAAGAGTAGAACTAACAATTACGCCTGACTTCCAGTGGGATGAAAAGGTACACGGGGCTTCAGAGGCATTCTGGATTTTAGTTGAAGATGTGGATTCCGAAGTAATACTTCATCACGAGTATTTCTTATTGAAAGCGAAATACGCGATAGACGAGCACTTGATCAAATTCTTTGTACCAGTATTCGAGCCCCTACCACCGCAATACTTCTTACGGGTTGTATCAGATAGATGGATTGGAGCGGAAACTCAATTACCCGTCAGTTTCCGTCATTTGATTCTACCAGAAAAGAATTTACCGCCGACTGAGTTGCTCGATTTGCAGCCGCTTCCAATTACCGCATTGCGTAATTCCAAATTTGAAAGTATCTATACTGATAAATTTCCGCAATTTAATCCGATTCAAACACAAGTGTTCAATGCTGTTTATAATTCAGATGACAACGTGTTCGTTGGGGCACCTACAGGTTCAGGAAAGACAACAGTAGCCGAGTTTGCGGTATTGCGTTTACTAGTTCAGAACTCGGAAGGTAGATGCGTGTACATGGTTAGCAAAGAAGCTTTAGCAGAATTAGTCTATGCTGACTGGTCGGTAAAATTCAGTCAACTTCTGGGGAGAAAGGTGGTTTTACTGACTGGTGAAACGGGAACGGATCTTAAGTTGCTTGCCAAAGGACAAATCATCATTACAACAGCAGATAAGTGGGACGTTCTATCGCGAAGATGGAAGCAGAGGAAGAATGTGCAAAATATTCAGCTTTTTATCGTCGACGAGCTTCAACTAATTGGTGGCGAAGAAGGACCTGTGTTAGAAATAGCGTGTTCGAGGGCTCGTTACATTTCTTCTCAGTTGGACAAGCCAACCAGAATCATTGCGCTGTCAGCTTCACTCGCAGACGCCAAAGATGTAGCTCAGTGGCTAGGTGCACCCGCCG
This genomic stretch from Lasioglossum baleicum chromosome 13, iyLasBale1, whole genome shotgun sequence harbors:
- the L(3)72ab gene encoding U5 small nuclear ribonucleoprotein l(3)72Ab, with amino-acid sequence MADAAARQLQYEYKANSNLVLQADVRLIERRSRDEATGEVMSLVGKLDGTRMGDRAQRTKPGKAEERKARRQKRDEAQYDFARMKGATLLSEGVDEMVGIVYRPKTQETRQTYEVLLSFIQEALGDQPRDILCGAADEVLAVLKNDKLKEKEKKKETELLLGLLAEERFALLVNLGKKITDFGSDEKNTTNEENIDETYGINVQFEESSEEDDEDVYGEIRENDDEGDEGEEANDDRAIHAENLGSAEEMKKEKPLHPLDIDAYWLQRRLSRIYDDAMVSQARAAEVLAVLKDAGDDRDCENQLVLLLGYDCFDFIKQLKKYRHTIAYCTMLASSQSESERQKIRNKMNDDPILAKILRQLDTGKGDDDADETMEARAQRKRREENEDTGGPGGQVQGTRNLIDLEDLIFAQGSHFMSNKRCQLPDGSFRKQRKGYEEVHVPALKPKPFSDSEKLHPIEQLPKYVQPAFEGFKTLNRIQSRLYQTALESDENLLLCAPTGAGKTNVALLCMMREIGKHINADGTINSDEFKIIYVAPMRSLVQEMVGTFGKRLSTYNLTVSELTGDHQLTREQIAATQVIVCTPEKWDIITRKGGEKTFTSLVRLIIIDEIHLLHDERGPVLEALVARTIRNIETTQEDVRLIGLSATLPNYQDVATFLRIKPETGLFYFDNSFRPVALEQQYIGVTEKKALKRFQVMNEIVYEKTMEHAGRNQVLIFVHSRKETGKTARAIRDMCLEKDTLGQFLREGSASMEVLRTEAEQVKNQELKDLLPYGFAIHHAGMTRVDRTLVEDLFADRHIQVLVSTATLAWGVNLPAHTVIIKGTQVYNPEKGRWVELGALDVLQMLGRAGRPQYDTKGEGILITNHSELQYYLSLLNQQLPIESQLISKMSDMLNAEIVLGTIQNIRDAVTWVGYTYLYIRMLRCPNLYGISHDKLKEDPLLELHRADLIHSAAVGLDRSGLIKYDRKSGNFQATELGRIASHYYCTHDTMSTYNQLLKRTLSEIELFRVFSLSGEFKHINVREEEKLELQKLMERVPIPVKESIEEPSAKVNVLLQAYISQLKLEGFALMSDMVFVTQSASRLMRAIFEIVLFRGWAQLADKCLSLCKMIDRRMWQSMSPLRQFRKMPEEIVKKIEKKNFPWERLYDLGPNEIGELIRVPKLGKTIHKYIHQFPKLELSTHIQPITRSTLRVELTITPDFQWDEKVHGASEAFWILVEDVDSEVILHHEYFLLKAKYAIDEHLIKFFVPVFEPLPPQYFLRVVSDRWIGAETQLPVSFRHLILPEKNLPPTELLDLQPLPITALRNSKFESIYTDKFPQFNPIQTQVFNAVYNSDDNVFVGAPTGSGKTTVAEFAVLRLLVQNSEGRCVYMVSKEALAELVYADWSVKFSQLLGRKVVLLTGETGTDLKLLAKGQIIITTADKWDVLSRRWKQRKNVQNIQLFIVDELQLIGGEEGPVLEIACSRARYISSQLDKPTRIIALSASLADAKDVAQWLGAPAAATFNFHPSVRPVPLELHVQGINITHNASRLAAMAKPVYNAILRYASHKPVIVFVPTRRQARLTAIDLLTFTAAEGQPSRFFHAEEADIKPFLDRMTDKTLKETLSQGAAYLHEGLSADDRRLVEQLFDSGAIQIAIVTRDLCWDLSINCHLVIVMDTQCYNGKTHAYEDYPITDVLQMVARANRPLEDDDAKCVLLCQSSKKDFFKKFLNEPLPVESHLDHRLHDHFNAEIVTKTIENKQDAVDYLTWTFLYRRLTQNPNYYGLQGVTHRHLSDHLSELVESTLSDLEQAKCVAVEDEMDTLPLNLGMIAAYYYINYATIELFSLSLNNKTKIRGLLEIISAAAEYETVPVRQREENLLRSLAARLPHAPQAARMADPHVKAQLLLQAHLSRIQLGPELQKDTELVLSKAVRLIQACVDVLSSSGWLAPAVAAMELAQMVTQAMWSKDSYLKQLPHFTSETIKRCTDKGVETVFDVMELEDDDRNRLLQLSETQMADVARFCNRYPNIEMSYEVQDKDKLRSGGTVNVIVQLEREDEVTGPVVAPFFPQKREEGWWVVIGDPKTNSLLSIKRLTLQQKAKVKLDFVAPAPGQHSYTLYFMSDAYLGCDQEYKFTINIGEYESDASSGSESD